Proteins from one Anopheles nili chromosome 2, idAnoNiliSN_F5_01, whole genome shotgun sequence genomic window:
- the LOC128731909 gene encoding protein archease-like, translating into MEVPLETTEHEIPEIKYEYLDHTADVQLHAWGDSLKEAFEQCGMAMFGYMTELPTVEIKNCYQITTEPTDDVENLMFRFLDELLFLFSAEPYLICKKLEITKFDLEQFTIECKCYGEEFDLKKHPQGTEVKAITYSAMQICTKPEHDKNEVFVIIDI; encoded by the exons ATGGAAGTGCCATTGGAAACTACTGAACATGAAATACCAGAGATAAAATATGAAT ATCTGGATCATACAGCTGATGTGCA ACTGCATGCATGGGGTGACTCGTTGAAGGAAGCATTCGAACAATGTGGAATGGCAATGTTCGGATATATGACTGAATTGCCTACGgtagaaattaaaaattgctaCCAGATCACAACGGAGCCAACGGATGATGTAGAAAATTTGATGTTCCGTTTTCTTGACGAATtactgttccttttttcggcGGAGCCTTATCTTATATGTAAAAAACTGGAGATTACAAAGTTTGATTTGGAGCAGTTTACAATCGAATGTAAATGTTACGGCGAGGAATTTGACCTGAAGAAGCATCCCCAAGGAACAGAAGTGAAAGCAATAACCTATTCTGCAATGcaaatttgcacaaaaccAGAACACGATAAAAATGAGGTATTTGTTATAATCGATATATAA
- the LOC128721481 gene encoding programmed cell death protein 2-like encodes MAKKQTLVLLGFEDEPIAEKDRPYLSCTTNKIGGRADWPADAVEIQPCMLCGQQRPLIVQIYAPLDDSQFHRTLYVFACLNAPCSTQSQAWTCVRIQSLEKSSPGAEGVEARSLKLVSKDTAISWCSNADDWGDEEDGTMGICAKEEFNTSAFVRVDTNNVANTEQLLNEENGNVIQYEKVSDEDDESNSMEADPVPGFESLRVDETNANARGDGRSSGATGGELIDNLYTTRASAEIEGLEAEIVVVDTPISPKRDLIALLKQPQVVPRSIADVTLRGLYISVDEERSNAPLVIDHVRELLAEYQRHEDGKLIPDSPTENVASGTKQQPNPSHDQELYEKGVPMHGDMMFHSFLSKLQENPGQILRYSRNAIPLLIAPIKEISVPPYCQYCKNEMICEIQLLPTLIEKLRFEVNGDRVPIDFGNVLVWTCVKSCWDTPDKMRQELVLIQIES; translated from the exons atggcaaaaaaacagaCATTGGTGCTGTTAGGATTCGAAGATGAACCAATCGCTGAGAAAGATCGACCGTACCTATCGTGTACTACGAATAAAATTGGCGGACGTGCT GATTGGCCTGCAGATGCGGTAGAAATCCAGCCATGCATGTTATGTGGTCAACAGAGACCTCTTATTGTGCAAATTTACGCTCCACTGGATGATTCGCAATTCCACCGTACGCTGTATGTATTTGCATGTTTAAACGCACCCTGTTCAACGCAATCCCAAGCATGGACATGCGTTCGAATACAATCGCTAGAAAAAAGCTCTCCCGGAGCAGAAGGTGTCGAAGCACGGTCTCTTAAGTTGGTATCGAAGGATACTGCTATATCGTGGTGTAGCAATGCCGACGATTGGGGTGACGAGGAAGATGGAACCATGGGTATTTGCGCAAAGGAAGAGTTCAATACGTCAGCCTTTGTACGGGTAGATACGAATAATGTTGCAAATACAGAGCAACTACTTAACGAGGAGAACGGCAACGTGATTCAGTATGAAAAAGTCTCAGATGAAGATGACGAAAGCAATTCGATGGAAGCTGATCCTGTGCCGGGTTTTGAAAGTCTACGAGTGGACGAAACGAATGCCAATGCCCGAGGAGATGGACGGTCTTCTGGTGCGACAGGTGGGGAGCTTATTGACAATTTGTACACTACGAGGGCTTCAGCTGAAATAGAAGGACTAGAAGCGGAAATAGTCGTTGTAGACACACCCATTTCACCAAAGCGTGACTTGATCGCACTGCTTAAGCAACCGCAAGTAGTGCCACGAAGTATTGCAGATGTGACATTGCGCGGTTTATACATTAGCGTTGATGAAGAACGATCAAATGCGCCGCTTGTTATCGATCATGTACGGGAGCTTCTGGCAGAATACCAGCGACATGAAGATG GTAAATTAATCCCCGACAGTCCAACAGAAAACGTAGCCTCGGGTACAAAACAACAGCCCAATCCTAGTCACGATCAAGAGCTGTACGAAAAAGGCGTGCCAATGCACGGTGATATGATGTTTCACTCTTTTCTGAGTAAACTGCAGGAAAATCCGGGTCAAATATTACGCTACTCTCGCAATGCCATACCACTGCTGATTGCACCCATCAAAGAGATCTCGGTGCCGCCATATTGCCAGTAttgtaaaaatgaaatgatttgcGAAATTCAACTGCTGCCTACGCTTATCGAGAAGCTGCGATTCGAGGTGAACGGAGATCGTGTGCCCATTGATTTTGGCAATGTCCTCGTTTGGACGTGCGTTAAAAGTTGTTGGGATACACCGGATAAAATGCGCCAGGAGCTGGTTTTGATTCAAATCGaatcataa
- the LOC128720916 gene encoding uncharacterized protein LOC128720916 gives MAYKSNKMVKSMRMMLLLVCLISIMPHVTARPSSGRHSKHLRLVDQLLRSNTDAVRPHHSQNHQHRRRSVEYEDYYDADYKRVQQCYEDEDINELCQRCSKVTKSSIVFPMCCSNEDDTMKWCKAYVYYGIQT, from the exons ATGGCGTACAAGAGCAATAAG ATGGTGAAATCCATGCGTATGATGCTACTACTGGTATGCCTGATCAGCATTATGCCGCATGTCACAGCTAGACCGTCGTCCGGGCGGCATAGCAAACATTTAAGGCTTGTTGATCAACTCTTGCGCAGTAACACGGATGCTGTTCGGCCGCACCACAGCCAGAACCATCAACATCGGCGAAGATCTGTAGAATATGAGGATTACTATGATGCGGACTACAAACGTGTGCAGCAATGCTACGAAGAT GAGGACATAAACGAGCTTTGCCAGCGTTGCTCCAAAGTGACGAAATCGTCGATAGTGTTCCCTATGTGCTGTAGTAACGAGGACGATACAATGAAATGGTGCAAGGCGTATGTTTACTACGGCATACAGACGTAA
- the LOC128731695 gene encoding protein SYS1 homolog gives MKKLTGTFRNTQWDPYLLISQIAAMQALLYVSLGTIMYVMDFFAEANHTLDHIFEYHEIHVTDLGGRLVIVAFILNSLVGAGLLWFVVRRTKLCLDFSFTFHFTHLVICWWYNEAFPSTIGWWMLNAVCTALMCVCSEFLCLKTELKEIPVGYTALNNKVDL, from the exons ATGAAGAAGCTCACTGGAACGTTTCGCAACACACAATGGGACCCGTACTTGCTGATCTCGCAAATCGCTGCAATGCAGGCACTGCTGTACGTTAGCCTCGGGACGATCATGTACGTGATGGACTTTTTCGCCGAGGCTAATCATACACTGGATCATATCTTTGAGTATCAC GAAATTCACGTTACCGATCTCGGCGGACGATTGGTTATCGTTGCCTTCATACTCAACTCCTTGGTCGGTGCCGGGTTGCTATGGTTTGTCGTGCGGCGAACGAAGCTGTGTTTAGATTTTAGCTTTACCTTCCATTTCACTCACCTGGTGATTTGCTGGTGGTACAACGAGGCCTTCCCATCGACTATCGGTTGGTGGATGCTAAATGCGGTTTGTACCGCACTGATGTGCGTATGTAGCGAGTTTCTCTGCCTCAAGACGGAACTGAAGGAGATCCCTGTGGGTTACACGGCACTGAACAACAAGGTCGATCTGTGA
- the LOC128721483 gene encoding proteasome subunit alpha type-3 gives MSSIGTGYDLSASQFSPDGRVFQIEYAGKAVENSGTVIGLRGKDGVVLAVEKLITSKLYEPDCGTRIFTIDTSIGMAISGMITDGRAVVDIAREEAASYRQQNNRPIPLKQLNDRLSSYFHAYTLYSAVRPFGVSVILASWSEEKGPEMYMIDPSGVSCGYFGCAVGKAKQTAKTEIEKLKLSEMSVKDLVLTAGKIVYQVHDELKDKDFKLELSWVCQDSKGVHKTVPAEVYAAANRAGQEAVDEDDSDNEI, from the exons ATGAGTTCGATTGGAACTGGT TACGATCTGTCCGCGTCTCAGTTTTCGCCCGATGGACGCGTTTTCCAGATCGAGTACGCAGGAAAAGCTGTGGAAAATAGTGGCACAGTTATTGGGCTGCGCGGCAAGGATGGCGTAGTTCTGGCGGTTGAAAAACTAATCACGAGCAAACTTTACGAACCAGACTGCGGTACCAGAATATTCACCATCGATACGTCCATCGGGATG GCAATTAGCGGAATGATCACCGATGGCAGAGCAGTGGTGGATATCGCTCGCGAAGAAGCCGCCAGCTACCGGCAACAGAACAATCGTCCCATTCCACTGAAGCAGTTAAATGATCGCTTGTCCAGCTATTTCCACGCATACACGCTATACAGTGCCGTGCGTCCGTTCGGAGTGAGCGTCATTCTTGCATCGTGGTCAGAAGAGAAAGGCCCCGAAATGTACATGATCGATCCGTCCGGCGTGTCTTGC GGATACTTCGGATGCGCCGTTggcaaagcgaaacaaaccgcCAAAACCGAAATCGAGAAACTGAAGCTGTCGGAAATGAGCGTCAAAGACCTCGTACTTACGGCCGGTAAAAT CGTCTACCAAGTGCACGATGAATTGAAGGACAAAGACTTCAAACTGGAGCTTAGTTGGGTATGTCAAGATTCCAAGGGGGTCCACAAGACAGTCCCGGCTGAAGTATACGCAGCAGCCAACCGCGCCGGCCAGGAAGCGGTCGATGAAGACGATAGTGATAACGAAATCTAA
- the LOC128721089 gene encoding uncharacterized protein LOC128721089, translating to MNTSIIGQRLSSVEVSDCKNYLPPLQLYYDEYAILLSLSLIIGCSIWLWVTYVFIQVIRLIKNHTEKAQVMVLIIANSVYFTVVTFNVLALALPQVAVICDVVPFVVFCWCILVFFRYLKDSLGGDSAIVGLYESKAIEPPQVCPCFRFIFDKKRQLRAIRFGIILFPIYNSVVASIQLVIYAFDKDLFYDVFYMILPFIIASIVFYVGSSVSFIKTVAPLYPDNPIFKRFFLLQLVLIITKPQVIIIELIYNLSTFECTVAGEPKVYINVIKQMVILIEMAVVTFFSYKFYSNEQPTREKAGINNTAYEA from the exons ATGAACACAAGTATTATTGGACAGCGACTTTCGAGCGTGGAAGTATCCGATTGCAAGAACTATCTTCCACCGTTACAGCTTTACTACGATG AATATGCTATCTTATTGAGCTTATCGCTCATCATCGGCTGCAGCATCTGGCTTTGGGTGACGTACGTATTTATACAAGTAATCAGGCTCATTAAAAACCACACAGAGAAAGCCCAGGTGATGGTGCTAATCATCGCTAATTCGGTGTATTTT ACAGTGGTCACGTTCAACGTGCTTGCGCTCGCACTGCCTCAAGTGGCGGTAATCTGCGACGTAGTGCCATTTGTGGTTTTCTGTTGGTGTATTTTAGTATTTTTCCGGTATCTGAAAGACTCGTTGGGAGGTGATTCCGCCATCGTCGGCCTGTACGAATCCAAAGCAATCGAGCCACCGCAAGTATGCCCATGCTTTCGGTTCATCTTTGATAAAAA ACGTCAGCTACGCGCGATCAGGTTCGGTATTATCCTGTTTCCCATTTACAACAGTGTGGTAGCGAGCATACAACTAGTCATTTATGCTTTCGATAAG GATTTGTTTTACGACGTGTTCTATATGATTTTGCCGTTCATAATAGCGTCGATCGTGTTTTACGTTGGATCCTCGGTGTCCTTCATCAAAACTGTAGCCCCGTTGTACCCGGATAATCCGATTTTT AAACGATTCTTTCTGCTGCAGCTGGTACTAATTATCACAAAACCCCAGGTTATTATCATAGAGTTAATTTACAATTTGTCAACTTTCGAATGCACTGTGGCAGGGGAACCAAAAGTGTACATAAACG TCATAAAACAAATGGTTATACTCATTGAGATGGCAGTGGTGAcctttttttcatacaaattCTATTCCAATGAACAGCCCACTCGTGAAAAGGCAGGCATTAATAATACGGCGTATGAGGCGTGA
- the LOC128721482 gene encoding organic solute transporter alpha-like protein, translated as MESNESAAAVLLPARNLTPAKGECTNELPTVQEYLDGLNYPIACIIVATVLLSIATFSIFFKNAYHILHRTPKQFKTKSILLLTIYPLVTLFGVVSISVPRAYFLCDTVMHVYFMICAYVFFSLCMQYVDGEDALIKSTDSQTFSLRTPPFCCLVPLFKRQPVTKTRLRFVRMLIMQLPVVQTALFLALNVVFVEDYANFNRIILYFVPLIVVSILLGVWGLNVLVRMLSPLYSDLKLMGKYFVLQAVLILCRIQPLIIAAIVGSTIAECAFPMTLQVQKNAVFQMCLCFEMMLLSCWASVLYKFPSVIGQ; from the exons atggaaagcaatgAGTCAGCTGCTGCCGTTTTGCTTCCGGCACGAAATCTCACCCCGGCGAAAGGGGAATGCACCAACGAGCTCCCCACCGTGCAGGAATACCTCGATG GTTTGAACTACCCGATCGCTTGCATTATCGTCGCCACGGTGCTGCTGAGCATTGCCACCTTTAGCATATTCTTTAAAAATGCCTACCACATCCTGCACCGCACGCCGAAACAGTTTAAAACCAAGTCCATACTGCTGTTAACCATCTACCCG CTGGTGACTCTCTTCGGTGTAGTGTCAATCTCCGTACCGAGAGCCTATTTCCTGTGTGACACGGTAATGCATGTCTACTTCATGATCTGCGCCTATGTATTCTTCAG ccTCTGCATGCAGTATGTTGACGGGGAAGATGCACTTATCAAGTCGACGGATTCGCAAACTTTTTCCCTACGTACTCCGCCATTCTGTTGCCTGGTGCCATTATTTAAACGACAACCCGTGACAAA AACTAGATTACGATTCGTGCGAATGCTAATCATGCAACTACCGGTGGTTCAAACGGCTCTCTTCTTGGCTCTTAATGTTGTGTTTGTTGAAGACTAT GCTAATTTCAACCGTATTATCCTATATTTTGTGCCATTGATTGTTGTCTCTATTCTGTTGGGCGTTTGGGGGCTGAACGTTCTCGTGCGAATGCTTTCGCCGTTATATTCGGATCTCAAATTGATG ggaaaatattttgtgtTGCAAGCCGTTCTTATACTTTGCCGAATACAACCACTTATCATAGCAGCCATTGTCGGTAGCACGATTGCCGAATGTGCCTTTCCCATGACGCTGCAGGTTCAGAAAAATG CTGTTTTTCAAATGTGTCTTTGCTTCGAAATGATGCTACTGTCCTGTTGGGCGTCCGTGCTTTATAAGTTTCCTTCAGTCATCGGACAGTGA